In Zea mays cultivar B73 chromosome 7, Zm-B73-REFERENCE-NAM-5.0, whole genome shotgun sequence, the following proteins share a genomic window:
- the LOC100304023 gene encoding uncharacterized protein LOC100304023, with product MATAEVQTPTVVAAEEAPVVETPPPAVVPEESAPAEAEAEAEAEAAAPADPEELPAAEQQAAAEPEAAAPAGAEEPAAADPAAEAEAAAPAGPEETPAAEQEAAAEEEAAAAPPAGAEEPAAAEPVAEAEAAAPEELAADEPEAPAPAGPQEPAAEAEEVAAPEEPEKASE from the exons ATGGCCACTGCCGAG GTCCAGACCCCGACCGTCGTGGCGGCCGAGGAAGCGCCCGTGGTGGAGACCCCGCCGCCGGCCGTCGTGCCCGAGGAGTCTGCCcccgccgaggccgaggccgaggccgaggctgaggctgctGCTCCTGCTGATCCCGAGGAGCTTCCCGCGGCCGAGCAGCAGGCAGCCGCCGAGCCCGAGGCCGCTGCTCCTGCTGGTGCCGAGGAGCCCGCGGCGGCCGATCCGGCCGCCGAGGCTGAggctgctgctcctgctggtcCCGAGGAGACTCCCGCGGCCGAGCAGGAGGCAGCCGCCGAGGAGGAGGCTGCTGCTGCTCCTCCTGCTGGTGCCGAGGAGCCCGCCGCGGCCGAGCCGGTCGCCGAGGCAGAGGCTGCTGCTCCCGAGGAGCTCGCCGCGGACGAGCCGGAGGCTCCTGCTCCTGCTGGTCCCCAGGAGCCGGCCGCCGAGGCGGAGGAGGTTGCTGCTCCTGAGGAGCCCGAGAAGGCCAGCGAGTGA